The Faecalibacter bovis genome includes the window ACGATTAATTTTTACCGTAGAAATTATATTGAAGGTTTATTTCTTAGTTCAGGTATTTTTAAAAATGCTGATTTTACGATGGAACGATTAGTTCGTATTGCTAAAAAACTGAGATTAGAACATCGTTTTAACGGTTATATCCATCTAAAATCTATTCCTGGAGCCAGCGAAGAATTATTAACTGAAGCTGGATTATATGCTGATCGATTATCTATTAATCTTGAAATGCCTACGGAAGAAGGTTTAAAACTTGTTGCTCCAGATAAATCTCATGTCGATGTACAAAAACCTCTTGGTTTTGTAAACAATAAAATTATTCAGTTAAAGGACGAAAAAAAATTAATAAAATCGGTTCCGAAATTTGCTCCTGCTGGTCAATCAACACAAATGGTAATTGGCGCTACTCCCGAAAATGATTTCCAAATTATGTCTATTGCTAATCAATATTACAATGATTATAACTTGAAGCGCGTGTATTATTCAGGTTTTATTCCGATTAATCATAACGATACATTATTACCTTCTATTGGTTCACAACCTCCTTTATTACGCGAAAATAGATTATATCAAACAGATTGGTTAATGCGATTTTATCAATTTGATGTGCATGAAATTTTAAACGAAACTAATCCACATTTAGATACTGATATTGATCCAAAATTGAGTTACGCTCTACGTAATTTACATTTATTTCCGGTCGATATTAATACAGCAGATTATCATATGATTTTGCGTATTCCTGGAGTTGGCGTACGTTCTGCCAAGAAAATTATTGCAGCTAGAAAATTCAGAAAAATTAGAACCTATCAATTAAAAAGTTTTGGAATTGCTTATAATCGTGCGCGTTATTTTATGCGTTGTGAAGATGATCAATATCAACGATTTGAATTATTACCAACACAGATTAAAAATAAAATTCTAAGCAATTCTCAAAGTAAATATTTAAAAAATGATCCTAATCAACTAGTCTTATTTGGGTAATGGAAAATTATGTTTTTGATGGAAGTTTTGATGGTTTAATGACATTAATATTTGATTATTATGTACGAAAGCCACAATCAATTAAAGTTTGGAATGAAAGAGATTATCAACCAACTATGTTTGATGAAATTTATAATGTTATTTCAGATCCCGATAAAGCAAATCGCGTACGAAAAAGATTAAAATCGAAACTAAGTAAACATGGTTGGAAACGTTTTTATTGTACTTTTTTATCTGAACAAAAAGAAGCTTTTCAACACCTATTTAATTTTGCTTGTTATGTAATTGATTCTGATCAAAACGTAGAATCAAATTTCGGAAATGAAGATGTTTTATATCTTGCACAAATGGATAGAAAGGTGAATCGAGAAAAACATCATTTCGAAGCATTTATACGTTTCGAACAATTTCCTGATGGTACATTTTATTCGACTATCGAACCAAAATATCATATACTTCCATTGATTTTAAATCATTTTAAAAATCGATATGCTGATCAGAATTGGATTATATATGATTTAATTAGAAAAACTGGATTATTGTATTCGAAAGATGAAGAAAAAGTAATTCCGATTCAATTGGATTTTGCACCAAAACAAAATCATTCAATTGTTAAATCTTACGAACCGACGGAACAACAATATCAGGATTTATGGAAAGGTTATTTTAAATCTGCCAATATTCCTGCGCGAAAAAACACAAAATTACATGTCCAATTATTGCCAAAACGCTTCTGGAAATACCTTACTGAGAAAGAATATTAAAATATTTTTAATTTTATTTATTTGAATTCGTAATAGTTAACATAAACTTCTAAAAAAAGTTTAAATAACACTTGCAAAACCCGAATAAATGGGTGTATATTTGCAGAGCAATAACGCAAAAGACCGCGATTATTACAACTGGAGAGTTGGCAGAGTGGTCGAATGCGGCAGTCTTGAAAACTGTTGAGGGTCATACCTCCGGGGGTTCGAATCCCTCACTCTCCGCAACTTATTTAATAAGTAACAGTAAAATCCCTTATTTCATACGAAATAAGGGATTTTTTTATGCCTTGAAATTAGATTCTACACATCTAAACACATTTCAAGAGCGACCCAATAGCGACCTAAAAAATAAAATCAAAAAAGGTCGTCAAAATCTCCCCTATCTCAATCGTACAATAGGATTACGGACAACTATCACTATAGCTGTACTCATAACCTAACCACGAACAAGTTCGATAAATGAACATCTTGATTCAAAACAAATAACCAGTTAATTTTTTACTAACCATTAAAAATTGAATCAAATGAAGAACAATTTTAAAATCCATGTCTACCCAAGACAAGCCAAAGCCAATAAACTAGGACAACAACCTATTTATTTTTGTGTACGAGTAAACGGAAAAAGATGGGAATTCAGTACAAAACAATACATTGATCCTAAAACTTGGGATGCTAAAAATTCCAAAATTAAAGGCAACAACAAAACAGCCAGTACAATAAATGCACAAGTTGAAATCACAAAATCAAAGATTAATACAATATTCTTAGAATACAATTTCAAGAACGAAACCCTAACTATTGACACATTAAAAGAAGAAGTACAAGGAAAAACAAATAAGAATAAACGAACACTTATTCCAATATTCCAAAATCATAACAAACAAATGAAAGCCTTAGTTCCAAAAGAATATTCTCCAGGAACACTTGAAAGATACGAAACCTCACTAAGGCACACACAAAACTTCATCAAGCATCAATACAAAAAGGAAGATATTTCTCTGGACGAAATTAACCATGCGTTTATCATGGATTATGATTTCTACCTAAGAACAGAACGTAATTGCAGCAATAACACAACAATTAAATATCTTAAAAACTTCAAGAAAATAATCAATTTATGTATAGCAAACGATTGGATTCAAAGAGATCCATTTACAAACTACAAATCTAAGTTAGACAAAATTGAAAGAATATTCTTATCAACAGAAGAGATTCAATCCATATACAACAAAGAATATACAACAGATAGATTAACACTTGTAAAAGACATTTTCATTTTTTCATGTTTTACTGGTTTAGCCTATATAGACATTGTAAATCTTACAAAAAACAATATTGTAAAAGGTATCGATGGACAATTATGGATTCATACCTACAGACAGAAAACTTCAACTCCAACCAAAATTCCATTATTAGAAATACCACTTGCTATATTAGAAAAATACAAGGACAATCCAATATGTGCTACTGGAAAATTATTACCTATTTACTCGAACCAAAAAATGAACGAGTATTTAAAAGAAATAACTGCAATCACGAAAATTAATAAAGATCTAACCTTTCATTGCGCCAGACATACGTTTGCTACTACCGTTACTTTATCCAACGGAGTACCTATCGAATCTGTTTCTAAAATGTTAGGACATACCAATATTAAAACTACGCAACATTATGCAAGAATAACAGAACAAAAAATTAGCAATGATATGCAAAACTTAAAACAAGTAATTGAAAATAAATCGATTATAAATAAAAATGCAATATAGATTTATTGTTTAATTAATTATTTTTTGTAATTTATTCTAAATTAACTACTTAAATCCATATCTCATGCAATCGCCATTACTTGAAATGTATTACCAATTTGAAGAAGAAATTACTAAAATAGAGATGACAGATATTGATATTAACAAAAAAGCTTATCAAGCAATTAACATTTCTATTAAGTACTTAAATCTTTTAGAAGAACAATTATTAATCAATAAATTTCATTCAAAACAAAGTGAAATTGAATACTTCAAATTCTTTTATCCCAAATATTTCAATGTGCATTATTATTACACCACGATATATAATTTAGAGAATGAAAAATATCAAAAATGTTTAACTAAAGAGCAAGAGATAGAATTTTATAACAAATTTAAAGAGAAACTAAAGATTATAAACGATGCAAATTTAGACGTATTAAAACTGTTTAAACCAGAACCAGGTAATATCGATAAAAAGTTATTCCTCAGAAAAAATTATAAATGGAGGCGTAAAAATTTCACTAATTTCATCAGTGAATCATACATATTTAACACCATTTCTAATGTTGTCGGCAAGCACAAAGCCATTAAGAAACTTATTATTTATTCAGACAATAAAATTCACGAATTATCAAATTGCAAACCACCACCAACATATCAACTCAAATGGACAGCTTCAAAAGTATTATTAATGGAGCTTATATATTCATTATATCTTATCGGATTTATAAATCAAGGTAAAGTTGAATTAACAGAATTAGTTCTATTTTTTGAAACAAATTTTGATATTAAACTCAATAATCATAACAACATCATTCAAGATATTAAAATGAGAAAGATAAATAAATTCAAGTTATTAGATCAATTAAAAGAGGTCCTCTCAAACAAATTAGATACATAAAATAATCCGTAGTTGTTATTCAGCTACGGATTATTTTATTAACATAACTACCATAAATAAACACTTTCATTAAAAATAACACCATAGTATGTTCCATAGTATGGAAAAAATAAATTCTAAAGTTTTCAAATTTGTAAGAGTCATAAACCTAATAACAAATGAAAACAAAACGAATTAACCCAGAAGACATTCAACTAATTTCAGAAACTGTAATTAGCCTTCTAAAAAAAGAATTAGAAATTAAACAATCCTGCAAATGGATTACATCAAAAGAAGTTTCAAAACTTTTAGGTGTTTCAAATTCAAAACTCCAAAAGATGAGACAACAAAACCTCATCACCTATTCAAATTTTGGAAGAAACATTTATTACGACACAGACGAAATATTACATATACTCGAACAAAATAAAGTAGATAAAATTCTACAGTAAAATCTTATTTCATTTGGTTTTAAGTTGGTTAGGTTAGGCAGGTTTATTACGACAAAAAAGTAATATTCCTGCCTTTTAATTTCAACCTAATCAATTACATCCTCTATTTAAGGGAAATTATAAATAAATGGCATAACGATTAGCAAACGAGTGTCAATTCATCGAAGTGAAATGTAAAAATGATTAGTGAGCGATAGCGAATCATTTAATCATTTTAATGTAACAAGATGCAAATTGACCGTCGAAAATCGAAGCCTTGATTTTTTGGTTCGTTTTGGATCAAGCCAAAATGAACATAATTGCCATTTTAATCCTATCAAAGAATCTCTCGCCAGTTCGAGTGATTATCGTTGCTCAGCAAAAGAAAATTGTATCGAGAACTAAGACTTTAATAGAGTAAAAATATTGCATAAAAATCGCAGACGTTAATAAAATAAATTGAAGGAGAGATAAAGAAGGATTTAGCGAACGATAGAGAGTCATTTAAATCCTTCCTCGTATTAAATTTATTTTTAGTCGAAAATCGTAGCCTTGACTTTTTTGTTTCGTTTTTGTGTCAAGACAAAAATGAAAGTAGAATAAATATAAACTAGTCATTCTGAACCTATCGAAGAATCTAAAATCTAAAAATATGAACTACATCAAACACCTTAATAACTTCTACAATAAAATACAAATAGATCCCGAAATAGCACCATGTCAAATCGCTTTGTATTTAGCACTATTTCAATGTTGGAACAAACAAAGGTTTGAAAATCCTATACACATCATTCGAGATGAAGTTATGCGACTAAGCAAAATCACATCCAAAAGCACCTATCATCGTTCCATGAAAATATTACACAACAATCAATACATCATTTACATTCCATCCTATAATCCATACATAGGAAGTCAAATCTATTTCAAAGACCTAACATTAGAATTAAAAAACAACAATACAACCCAACCAAAAAAGAATAAAGCAATAAACACAGTTATTGATACACCTTTAGAACAAACCAGTCCAAAAAAGAACAAACCAATAAACAAGGTTATAGACACACCTATAAACACACCCATAGAGCCTATATATAAACAGGAAAACAATAAACAGGAAAACATAAATAGCTTATGTAAGCAAGCACAAATTCCTTTTTTAATTTTTGATAAAAATTTTAAAAATAACATAGCTAAAAATCAATCAGCTGGAAAAGCTGAAATGCTCCAAAAAGAAAAAAGTTCCGTCAAAAAAGAAAAAGGTACAAATCCAACATTAGACCAAGTCAAAGAATTCTTTCAAGATAAAGACAATACATCAATCGAAGCTGAAAAGTTTTTTTACTATTTCGAATCCAATGGATGGTTAGTTGGAGGAAAAACCAAAATGAAAAACTGGAAGGCTGCTGCAAATAATTGGATGATTAACGCAACCGTATTCTCTAAAAATCAAAACAACGGATTACAAAAAAAATTAGATACATCACTAAACAAAAAATACGACGAACCATTATAACCAATACTCAAAACAATGATCAATTACCAAAAACTTATATTTCACTTAGAACAACATGCCCGAAAAAATATACATCCCGAATATTCTTTTCAAAAAGAGGATTTCCCATTCATCGTTCGATTAGCTGCTTATTTCCTAAATGACGAAGAAAAATGCAAGGAATTGAACATCGACCTCAACAAAGGAATTCTATTAACTGGACCAATCGGTATTGGGAAAACAACCTGGTTTCGATTAATGCAAACCATTATGGTCAAAGAACAAAAATTCT containing:
- a CDS encoding putative DNA modification/repair radical SAM protein, whose product is MNFDRVSEKLNILADAAKYDVSCSSSGGNRKNNNKGLGDSKASGICHTYTEDGRCVSLLKILLTNHCIYDCAFCVSRKSNDVQRAAFTVEEVVDLTINFYRRNYIEGLFLSSGIFKNADFTMERLVRIAKKLRLEHRFNGYIHLKSIPGASEELLTEAGLYADRLSINLEMPTEEGLKLVAPDKSHVDVQKPLGFVNNKIIQLKDEKKLIKSVPKFAPAGQSTQMVIGATPENDFQIMSIANQYYNDYNLKRVYYSGFIPINHNDTLLPSIGSQPPLLRENRLYQTDWLMRFYQFDVHEILNETNPHLDTDIDPKLSYALRNLHLFPVDINTADYHMILRIPGVGVRSAKKIIAARKFRKIRTYQLKSFGIAYNRARYFMRCEDDQYQRFELLPTQIKNKILSNSQSKYLKNDPNQLVLFG
- a CDS encoding TIGR03915 family putative DNA repair protein, whose translation is MENYVFDGSFDGLMTLIFDYYVRKPQSIKVWNERDYQPTMFDEIYNVISDPDKANRVRKRLKSKLSKHGWKRFYCTFLSEQKEAFQHLFNFACYVIDSDQNVESNFGNEDVLYLAQMDRKVNREKHHFEAFIRFEQFPDGTFYSTIEPKYHILPLILNHFKNRYADQNWIIYDLIRKTGLLYSKDEEKVIPIQLDFAPKQNHSIVKSYEPTEQQYQDLWKGYFKSANIPARKNTKLHVQLLPKRFWKYLTEKEY
- a CDS encoding site-specific integrase, whose amino-acid sequence is MKNNFKIHVYPRQAKANKLGQQPIYFCVRVNGKRWEFSTKQYIDPKTWDAKNSKIKGNNKTASTINAQVEITKSKINTIFLEYNFKNETLTIDTLKEEVQGKTNKNKRTLIPIFQNHNKQMKALVPKEYSPGTLERYETSLRHTQNFIKHQYKKEDISLDEINHAFIMDYDFYLRTERNCSNNTTIKYLKNFKKIINLCIANDWIQRDPFTNYKSKLDKIERIFLSTEEIQSIYNKEYTTDRLTLVKDIFIFSCFTGLAYIDIVNLTKNNIVKGIDGQLWIHTYRQKTSTPTKIPLLEIPLAILEKYKDNPICATGKLLPIYSNQKMNEYLKEITAITKINKDLTFHCARHTFATTVTLSNGVPIESVSKMLGHTNIKTTQHYARITEQKISNDMQNLKQVIENKSIINKNAI
- a CDS encoding RteC domain-containing protein: MQSPLLEMYYQFEEEITKIEMTDIDINKKAYQAINISIKYLNLLEEQLLINKFHSKQSEIEYFKFFYPKYFNVHYYYTTIYNLENEKYQKCLTKEQEIEFYNKFKEKLKIINDANLDVLKLFKPEPGNIDKKLFLRKNYKWRRKNFTNFISESYIFNTISNVVGKHKAIKKLIIYSDNKIHELSNCKPPPTYQLKWTASKVLLMELIYSLYLIGFINQGKVELTELVLFFETNFDIKLNNHNNIIQDIKMRKINKFKLLDQLKEVLSNKLDT
- a CDS encoding helix-turn-helix domain-containing protein; protein product: MKTKRINPEDIQLISETVISLLKKELEIKQSCKWITSKEVSKLLGVSNSKLQKMRQQNLITYSNFGRNIYYDTDEILHILEQNKVDKILQ
- a CDS encoding transcriptional regulator, with product MNYIKHLNNFYNKIQIDPEIAPCQIALYLALFQCWNKQRFENPIHIIRDEVMRLSKITSKSTYHRSMKILHNNQYIIYIPSYNPYIGSQIYFKDLTLELKNNNTTQPKKNKAINTVIDTPLEQTSPKKNKPINKVIDTPINTPIEPIYKQENNKQENINSLCKQAQIPFLIFDKNFKNNIAKNQSAGKAEMLQKEKSSVKKEKGTNPTLDQVKEFFQDKDNTSIEAEKFFYYFESNGWLVGGKTKMKNWKAAANNWMINATVFSKNQNNGLQKKLDTSLNKKYDEPL